The Labeo rohita strain BAU-BD-2019 chromosome 10, IGBB_LRoh.1.0, whole genome shotgun sequence genomic interval ATGGCAATGCTAGTAGTGAATTTAAGATGAAATAACTCGTATCTTCACCTTGGCAGGCAAAGTTGTCGGAAATGAAGTGCGCTTTAGAAATGGAGAGGAATTTTTGAGTTCAGACAGAAGTCCCTCATGGCACAAGatgaatgtgaattttatttatattcaacTGAATGCCAAGaggtaaaatgtattttacactgACTAGCGGCTGGGATGAGTTTATCTGTAACAATTACAAATGCATATCTGACAGGGATGAAAAGACTTCATATGGCGTtctcttccttccttccatttAAATCTATTCATCTCGAAATACTCCAGTCACTTCCGCCCTTAGGATGAAGTCTTGGTGTTTCTGTCAGGCAGACTGCTCTGGCTTGGGTTTCTGCTGAACTTGCCCCAGTGTGGCAAGTGAAACATTCAGTTTTACTTGCTGAAAATCTATGTAGAAGATATAAAAACAAGATTCACTCATTTTGCCATGCAAAGTGAACCAATGATCTTACCTTGGGGTTCCTGAGGGGTTTGAGTGGTCGGGTTTACTGCCTGCATTGGTTGACTGAGGGTCAGTGGTGATTTTGATTGGCATGTTAGGACCATCCTATTCTTGGTAGCTGCAGAAGGAGTCCTGTTTACAGCACCAACACCAAGCTGGGGTCTTAGGCCCCGTGGTGGACGAAAAAGACTTCCCGTATCCTGTGCTCCCATTGGGGGTCCAGAAGGGTCCTCAACTCCAGACACTGGAGACCCTAGGGCTACTGGAGATCTGCCTGCCTAAAGTGATGAAAAACATTAACACATGTTACATCTGCAGTCAGTAAACTCTTCCAGTGGTACATAAATGTATCTACTGAAAATAACtggtgttaaaaatgtaaaagcttGCTAAAATATTGACATTCCCTCCATTAGGCATTCAGGGAGCAGACTGTTAAACACTCCACAACACATTATCAAAGCACTCGGTTTTACCAGTGTAAACATGTAATAGAGTTTACGTGTAATTAGATTTACCAAGAAATAGACACAGAAGCATTTAACCAAAGAAAATGTCTAAATGTCTAGAGCATTCCTTACCACTGCAGACAGAGGCTTGTTGAGAGACCCATAGAAGCTGTCTGCTCTCCCTGCCATTTTATGGGGCATGGTGTTGCTTGGAGGCTTAATCCCAGACACCATGAGTCCAGGTGAGAAGAACCGGACCTTCTGCATCTCTTGTCGATATTTATCATAAAGTAAATTTGAGGCACTCAGCACAGTAGCTTCTCCTTGATCTCCAACCGCTGGTTTGGCCTGTGTGCTGCTGTATGTTGAGAGTCTCGTGGGTAAGGACGACGCCTCATAAGTTCCCTCAAGAGGCTGGGGTTTCACCTGTGGGGTCTTCCGAATGTACGTAATGATTTTGGGCCGGACGCTTTTCGGTTTTGGCAGGCACTTGCTTGGAGGGGAGGTCTCCATTGAAGCCTGCTGTGGAGGAGTTTTGTGGATGCTTGTGCTGATATTGGTTTTAACTGGGGCTCTTAAGCCTGAGCTGTACCCAGCATAACCCAACTGAGGAGCTCGAGAAGGTAAAGTCTTGATGGGTGAGGAAGGAGGCTGTCTTTGAGGAGACCTTGTGGTCTTGGGAGATGGAGGTGTCGAAGGTCTAGTCGGACTGCTGTAGGCCCGCCGGCTGAAGTGAGTCTTTCTTTCTAGGCTGGAGGGACTTGCTGCACGATCTGCTGAGCTTTGCCTCTTCAAGCGTTGGGATTCTCGGGTGAAGGTCTGGTTGGGAGGTGAGTCTGTGTTGGGATTGCTGTTGACTTCTGTAGCCGGAAACACTTGTGGATGGCTCTGACCTGTCTCTGAGGAGTGGGATTGTTGCTGGTCTGCCTGGGTGTCTAAGCTGGGGTATCCTGAGGTTAGTCGTTTTTCAGTAGAAAGAGGGCGGACTAGTTGCCGACAAGAAGGTAGCACCCTCACCATACCTTTCGGCACCTCGGTTGACATCCTTTTCCCAGCATTCTGCTCTGCTTCCATTTGGAATTTCTGCAGCTTTGCTGCTGCATTTGAAGGATATAGTAGCTTACTTCTGTCATATTGTGGTTCCTGAGGCAGTGTGGTAGAGTTATGGTTTTGGTCCAAATCCCTGGGAAGCTCCCTGTTTCTCTCTGAGTGGATGTAGGACTCGGTAGTAGCTGGTTGCTGGTTCCTGCCTTTGCCTGAGGTAGACTTGGTGGATTGGGAAGAGAGAGGCTGTGTGCGGCCTGCACTGTCCAGGGCGCTGGCTAAACTTCCACTGAGGCTGGTCACTGCAGAAAGAGAAGATGAAAACACATTGCTCTCAGAACCACTTCGTGCATCTCTCAGGGTCCGGTTTGCACCAGAGCGAGAGCTGGAGGTCCTGAGGTCAAGGGGCTGAGAgttctcattttcattgtggTCCTTCCAAGAGGAGCCAACAGTGGTGTTGATGGCTGTAGATGACAACTCTTTGTCACTTAGGTACTTTGCTTCCTTGCTGCTTCTTTTACTCTGCATGTCTACCTGTTCTGCTTCTACAACAAATGTTTCTAGCTCTTGACACTCTAGCAGTTCAAATTCCTCGAGCTCAGGGTCTTCACTCCGAGCATGTGTTCCCCAGATAATGATCCTCTCCTGGGCTTCGGAGTGCGACACCAGAGGGGGTAGTGGGCTGCCATGCTCTCTGTCATCTGAATAAATGTTCCCTTTGGTGATTTGATTGGCGTTGGCGTCTTCCACCGTTTCTAGCAAAGGCTGCTTGTCGTCGTTTTGTATTTCTTCTTGTTGGTTGTCCTCACCGGCTTGTATCTTTCCTTGCACATTCATGTTTGATAAGTCTGAGCTTCTCTCTCAAAAGCTCCGCGATAACCCTGGATCCATCAAAGGTCTTGTTCCCTCGCTTGCCTGTACCTAGGCTTTCAAAGTTTACAGTTTGGATGGAGTGCAGAATCACAACCTTATCTTACATTCTTTCCATTTCTGCTCCAAGATACTGTTAAAGAACTGAGCTGTATTTGTTCGTTTCTTAACAGGGCAATGCACTTGATGACATCACATCAGCTTTGAGGACCTTGAAATGCCTTGCTTATTCATCTGGTGCCAAACCTGCACAGAAAATAAGACATTGCATTTTGTAAGCAATGAGTACGCTTCAGCAAAAACTATCCCAGATGGTTTGTTTCATTTCCAACACAAGATTTGCACTTATTTAGATGAGCGTTTAAATTCTCAGCCTTTAGGGTAAAAATGCACAGTTTATTTTCTTGGTTTTCCTGACTAAATCAAAACTTCATATTTGATCTAGTTTTCCCGACTCCTAAATCTAAAGCAAAACATCATTCTTATTATATTGAAAGTAAGAAACAAGATTTATAATTCTGCATGGCTGTTTgctgtttcattgcatttttcaaTGAATATAAAACAGCTTAAAGGCACAAAACACTTCTGTAAACAGAGCAaagtaaaaatgtgcacatttaCATTTGTACCTTTTCTTTACAGAGcaatgcataaaatgtatttgactcAACTACAAGCTACAAATTCTGGAGACAACAAAAAAGATTACTGCATATTTGGCAACATTTTTAGCAATGGCTCAGGGGACTATTTCTTCAAGTTTCTTCACATTTCATGGTGTCCTCTattaaaatctcaattttagTGCCCAGTTCAGACTGACTACAGCAAATTGATTTTTTCATCTGGTTTCAGTCAGCTACCTTTTctattaattatgaatatttcCCTGAAGACGTAATGTCTCCACCGCCATACCGCTGAGAACATTCTGTGGGTGGAAACCAAAAATAAAGCATTGTAACATTTCCTACACCTAATTCGTTTCTCTTTAAAGAACCACAAATTGACAAGCCAGAGTAATGAATAGGAAGTCTACTGACACAAAGCAGTAAAATGTTTGGCTCGGTCCTTTAATGGCAGATGGCAGTACCTCCTTTTCTCCAGTAATTAAATTTTCAAATCTCCACTGCTGAGAATTATGTATGGCCAAATCAGGAAGCCAATTTGAATAAATGAAGACTGATGtgcttctgaaaaaaaaagatgagacAGAAACGTTTCCCCATGTGTTGGCTTCTTACTGTGCAAGTTTGcccaacaaaaaaacaaaaaacacaattaggGAGAGTGTGAAACGGCTTGTAATTAACAACACCGCTCACGTGGGACATAAAAAAAAGCAGTCACAGTCAGATGGGGGGTAGAAATGATGAAAATACACCATTAATCAAAGATGGGGTTTTTTGCATCTCTATAAAACATTGACTCGACAGCTGTTTGGCTGAAATTATGATTAGGACGTGCAAACAAAAAGCCAGTGTTGTTTCGTTATGTAGATCTGGTCCAAAGCAGAAAAAGGAACAAAGCAAGGTCGGTTTGACATTTTCCCAATAGGGAAAAGGGGGTTGGGGTTGTTCCATGTGCTGACTAGGTAGATTGGGTAGGTGGTCAGTGACTTAGGTGGGCCATAATCAATCACAAAATAGATTTCTAAGAAGAGAAAGGTTGCCTTTTTTTCACATCGACTCTAATGATTTTTGCTCCTACAGGCTTGATTAATTTATGCTGGAATAACAGAAAGAAGTGAGCACTAAATCACTTCAAGTGTAAGATGCAAGTGCACATGCTTGTGCAGAAAATCAGATAGGAGGTCCGTGGAAAAGAGATAGCCCATACAATCCATATCATAGTCGGTTAAACGGGCAACAATCCGAGAACAAGCATATTGATGTTGCCGCACCAGACTGTCACATAGTTCCACCCACAATCCTGCAGGCTGATGAAGTGCTAAAATCACCCACCCACATAACCACCAGCAAATTAAGACTGATATCAAGGTACACTGCATGGAGCGAATCCCATAATtgcatatataacatatataaatataagcaGCACTGACACAACATGTCAACAGGGCGCTAATCTGAAACCCCAATCAAGCTTTATGCGTGagatgcagggttgccaggttttcacaacaaaacccacccaattgctactcacaAACTAACCCAATCGTGTTTTGAgaggtaaaatacacgtttttttcaGCGGGGTTCACCTGGTAAATTCGCATTCCGGAGGATAAATGTCAAGTTATTGGTATCGCTTCAACCCGTGGACATGAAAATCAACCAGCGCCAACAGCGTTAAAGTAGTCCAATTACACgagaaaactgcagacttggcaacactggtgaGATGTTAGTGTTATGATTGGCTTGCATGACAGTGTGAGCAATTGTCTTTGCTATAATTACGTATTTTTATTCTGCATAAGATTTTTCTCATTTGATCTTTACAGTATGATAgatagggctgggtgatatgggCAAATAAATATCAGtcgatatcaataattatcatgataaatgtcaaatttttatttctttcaagtttaaagtctgatttttgctccaaagtgaaagttgtagaaaccagaccattaatttccctcaacaaaataaatatctaaatagaaaaattaatttctgcatgttctaatgagttatattgtttcaaatcaagaaacaggtttgggttgtctgataatgataatgataataaggGGCCACACATTATCGCGTCTTTTGCATGCTcaagttcattattttaaatgtaggtGCGTGGCAGCTGCGCTCATAACAGAAGCACGCGGTGCAATGCGCTCGTTTTTTTAGGCGCGTCCGCACTGCATCGAGATAAAAACAtctcaacttttcagaatgccAGAAATGCACCGcaggtcatgtgacaagaacCAACCAGTTAGCTTCTTCCTTTCCCAtaacaacattgaaagctcagccaagatggagaaacagctgatcatagctgtacagcaggggtgcccaaccctgttcctggagatctaccttcctatagagtttagttccaaccctgatcaaacacacctgtctgtaattatcaagtgctccttcagatcctaattagttggttcatgtgtgtttgatcagggtcggagctgaactctgcaggaaggtagatctccaggaacagggctgagcacccctgctgtacagggatagacatatttaaataaatttagcagagctacagcaagcgATTTGGAAATATGTTTGTCCTATGCTGAAAACTCTACGTTTTCATTGAGAGCACaggtcatggttgcttagcaatGGCAGACGCCACGGGAGCGCAAGCTACAGAGTGCTTCGGAAAGAAGGAAAAAGCAGTGCACCTAGCATTTTTTACGCATTTTTAGGCGCAACATGTGAACGACCCCTAAATCTCCTCTAGTGAGCTCGCACAGCACggcagtttgaactttggtccGAGCAGATTTGGTCCGTGTGAAAaaattatatcgaacatttacTGAACTCTTTATTTcgttttatcgaggaaaattatatcacgataattatcgttatcgaattATCGCCCAGTCATtatgattgatagatagatagatagatagacagatagatagatagatagatattccattttaaaaacagaagcTATAGGTTGTGAGTGAATGCCTCAGGTTGTCTTCCACTGACACACTGACTCCAAAAAGCAAGGCCTGGTCAAGAGGGAGATGAAAGACGGGAAGGAGAACTCTGTCCTGACACCATGTTCTACTTGAACACACTTTGCCTTCAAGCTGATCACAAACTCCCAAGCCTGCTCTCTCTAGCTCTTACAAAACACTCAAGCAACCTGCTATTTTTCTCCAGAAGCCAGAGGTTCCTGGAACACAAACaggacatgttcctggatcctTGTTTGCTCTTGGTAATACATTCTAGGATTTACATTTCAGTTATTAGCACCAGTAATGCAACTCCACCTCCTGACATTTCCAGTTTGTATGGTCCAGTCTGAAAGTGTAGTTGATACTAATTGGATATTACAGCATGTTTGATCTATTCATAGCTTATGTGCAGAGTGTAAATTTGAGTTGAACAAATAATCCACGCCAATGCTGTGAGCTCATTAGGCAAGACAAACAATCTATTGTACGTTTCTTGCTAATGTTCTCAAGTCCTGCATGCTCATTATCAATCACAGAAACTGCAGTCTAGTTCTTTTCTCAGATTTACTACAATGTAACTTCAGTATGCAATACTGTATGTTAAAACACTAGAAAAgattcttaaagggacagttcactcaaaaatgaaaatgacttcatgatttactcatcctcaagccatcctactgtaggtgtatatgactttcttctttcagaagaaTAAGAGTTACGTTAAAAAAGGTACAactaaaaagcaaataaaaaaaattaaagctaaaaagaaatatagaaaactaatataatgaaaaatgcacaacaaaattacaatacaattgaaattaaaacttaaaagctAAATCAGagtattaaaattgaaatagcacacaaacaagcaaacaaacaaataaataaaaagaaaaaattattaaaattacgtaaaaaataaaataattaaataaataaatagatgtaaaaatatggaaatattatacatcaaaataaatatggAAATACATATATCCACAaaggtaaaaataattaaatgttgacataaaaacatttataacatactgaagtactaaaattaatacaactaaaatacaaataaaagaaattaaagctaaaaataataataattatagattataagtattataacaaaagaaaaaactttacaaaaatacattacacaaataaaataataataaaaaaaatttaaaaatgtatttacaactgtaacaaatttatatttgcatgcaaaaatagggccccattttattttattttttaaattttaattccactttaattttttccaaattcagtttttttgtttttagttttcatttttctgcactcctttttaatggttaaatttaattttattaattaaaaaaacatgtctaattaattaaaacaatgaaattttacaatttaacattgatttattaaaagttaagttatgtttagaaccctatgaaatgtttattttttctcaccttatattttattgttatcaaatttgTTTTGGCATGtctatttatttgaatgcataaaacttttatttatttctacaacagccttatgaaattctgtgctgtgtatttaaatatttctgctcatcaaataaaggcataaaatattaatttatctttgaactaatgaaaattacattttatttttggcaaataaagcgGATGTactattaaattttaaaagatggaagaaatattgtgtaacaaagttttattaatttttcaacagtagtagtagtactgtagGTACGTACATTCTACTGAAtgacagtaatatatttctggcacaatgtctacaagctaaaccaaacttttcctttgacgggttgccgtgaataccttcAAATTTCTGTGAGTATGACCCTGGTTTtacttaaacaaaactgaaatgaaatgctCACAAAGttctctcagagcagttctggagatgttcatgcattttttatggcagacgctgaaatcacagcAAGCGTCtaccattcattcataaagagacacgcagaacataaaggattcatatttaaattatattttgcggCTTAATAATTACcttactagtccatatcgcgatttgatttaagtgtaatgaccagcttttgattaattcaaacTCTGACAAATTCTGTGAACTTCTCAGAAATCACAGGGCGATACAAAAACATTCAGGGCtagagaaaaatctttcagagCTTGATCCCCGAATGATTAACCCTAGCGTCGTCCCTGCGTacaacagttagtggaagctagagatattggtttataaagttttacatATAGAtaattttcttacacaaatgcatcaattcacttcaaaaggcctttattaaccatctggagctgtgtggagtacttcttatgatggatgaatgtagtttattggacttcaaaatctcaacagccattcactgccattataaatcttggaagagccagggcattatttaatataactctaattgcattcgtctgaaagaaggaagtcatacacacctaggattCATTTGGTTGCACATGACTAAATCGACACTATTATGGTGTGAAAAATGCGTGCACACATTACACACGAGTGAAATGCGTCTTTACATGTAACTCTGTAAATGTAGATACATATGACAGCAGCGAATCTTTTTCAAAAGCAACGCAACAGATATTCTCTAGTCTCAAAGAAGGAAATCATCTAAAGTTGGGGAGCTGAATTCACCCCAGTGCGAGGTGAACACCCTCATTCACCCATGATGAAAGAACACAGTAACGGTGAATGACAAGCCGGGTCTATGCTTAACCTTTGAAGAGCGCTGTGTATCTGCCTTCTCTGTAGACGGTAAAAACACACCAGCACAACCTTAATGACATATTTACCCTCAGGTTTTCACATCCTGCAACTTTCTATAGCTCTTCCTTTTAATCTCGAACACATTTTTGTACCTTGCAAAGACATACACAAGGTAAGAAGACGAACGTGTGTTGATATCTGTTAGCCTAACAAAGGTGGAAGCAACAATGGTGTCTTGTGTTGAATATTGTGAGAGATAAAGGTAGAGATTCCGCTTGAGTTTGGaaggcatttttattatttaacccTCATATTGTTTAGTGTCACgaaaaataattagacacattCAAACACCAGGTGTAAATAGCAATCTGATGCTAATAGGAAATGTAAACATGGCCTATTGATAAACGAAGAACAGTAATTAACACCTTCCGGTTCAagtaattaagaaaaaatggACATCACAGCAGGAAAATCTGTTGTATAGATAGGCACTGGTTTCATGTTGTTAGCACACGTGGTGTGTTGTGTTTCTGTGTCTCTGCTGTTGTTAACTGAAGTGACAGCTGGGCAAGGAAGGTTCAGACAGACGGACAGGTTTGCTCTGTGCTTCAAGCCCGGTCTGGAGGCTTGTTCTGGGCCAACGGGTGTTTCTCAAGCCCCCTTTGGAGCTAATTAACCTTGGCCTAAAGATAGCACAGAAGATTTCACGACTTCAGCGTGAGCCAAAGAGTCTGTTTTCCACTTCAGTCCTGTCAACACATTCATTTAGTAGTCTATTATTTCCTCAAATATAGTTCATCTAGATTGTTTAGATCTATGGCTGAAGGAGAAAATACACAGCCTTATCAGCATACAGACTTAGACATGTAGATAATATTAAATGCATGATtgttggttttgtttactattaaaaactacttttaattaaaatctatttaaatttggaatcgtttaaaataaatatggtaactgatgaaaagctaaaatataaaatagtatataaaaataataaaaaatacttaaataaaaatgttgctttggcaactagctgaaataagtaaataagctgaagtactaaaattaatactaaaatgcaaatttaacaaattaacgctaatatatatatatatatatatatatatatataaaattaaataacaaatggaaacaaaattacataaaatacaattaaaattaatactgAAAAAGTAAAGATTAAAGCTTAATCagtatattaaaagtaaaacagcacacacacaaaaaaaataaattattaaaattatgtaataaataaaatgataaaataaatagacGTGAAATACGGAAATATTATACACCAAAATAAATATggaaataaacaaatccataaatgtaaaaaagaattaaatgttgacattaataaaactaaaaagcagaagaaattaaagctaaaaacgAAATGCACAacattacataaattacatttactacaattaaaataaaacaattaaataaataaatagacaaaaaattgtaaatattatacatcaaaataaatatggaaatatATAACTCCATAaaggtaaaaataattaaatgctgacattaaaatatctataacatgtaaataaatctgttaaaataaataaatacaaaactatataaaaatatataaaatatataaaaatatattttaaaaaaccttaataaaaattacataaactacaattaaaatgaaaaatgaaaactgaaaatgtaaaaattaaaggtaaatcatcatattaaattttaaaaagcacacaaacaaaatagataaataataaattattacaattatttaatgaataaaataataaataaataaataaatattatagcgagaaattcataaaaacaatatcatataaacaaattcataaagataaaaataaataaatgttgagataaaaagatttataacaggtatatatataaataaataattgtggaaatatatgcataaataaatgtggaaaaataaatacaaaacttcataagttaaataagttaatattaagttaaagtactcaaatgactaaaactaaactgcaaataaaaaaaattaaaacaaaaaaataaatacaaagaaccctaataaaaatgacaaatgcacaacaaaattgaataaactacaattaaaattgCAGGTGAAtcagtattacatttaaaatagcacagacacaaacaaacagacaaataaataaataaatagacataaaTATGAAGACattatacatcaaaataaatatagaaatatagaaattcattaaaaaaaataaatgttgacataataacatttataatgtataaataaataagtgcataaatgtggaaaaaaataaatacaatttcaacttcataaatatgtataactattcgaatatataatcatttgtgtcttactgaaaattaaatttacttctatgtatgtattatttatttctttaataaatatttaattaattaatgctgtTAATACTACCAGATTTGGTCCTCACTAGTTGgcactacagaaaaaaaataaataaatcaatgcacTATGAGGAGAAGCATCCTCTGTGCTGTGTTGGACTCGATGTGCTCTGTAAGCAGAAAAAACTGCACCAAGCAGCACCACAAGGCTCCTCAGAGCAGCCAGACGAGGCAGGAACAGATGCCTGAGTCAGGGTGAGCCTGCCAGCCAATCTTGAAAAGAGGGTTTATCAAGTGTGAAACTGGGGCATGGTGGAGTGTGACAGGACGTGGCACCAGCTCTCCAGTCCAGCGTT includes:
- the mtus2a gene encoding microtubule-associated tumor suppressor candidate 2 isoform X2, with the protein product MNVQGKIQAGEDNQQEEIQNDDKQPLLETVEDANANQITKGNIYSDDREHGSPLPPLVSHSEAQERIIIWGTHARSEDPELEEFELLECQELETFVVEAEQVDMQSKRSSKEAKYLSDKELSSTAINTTVGSSWKDHNENENSQPLDLRTSSSRSGANRTLRDARSGSESNVFSSSLSAVTSLSGSLASALDSAGRTQPLSSQSTKSTSGKGRNQQPATTESYIHSERNRELPRDLDQNHNSTTLPQEPQYDRSKLLYPSNAAAKLQKFQMEAEQNAGKRMSTEVPKGMVRVLPSCRQLVRPLSTEKRLTSGYPSLDTQADQQQSHSSETGQSHPQVFPATEVNSNPNTDSPPNQTFTRESQRLKRQSSADRAASPSSLERKTHFSRRAYSSPTRPSTPPSPKTTRSPQRQPPSSPIKTLPSRAPQLGYAGYSSGLRAPVKTNISTSIHKTPPQQASMETSPPSKCLPKPKSVRPKIITYIRKTPQVKPQPLEGTYEASSLPTRLSTYSSTQAKPAVGDQGEATVLSASNLLYDKYRQEMQKVRFFSPGLMVSGIKPPSNTMPHKMAGRADSFYGSLNKPLSAVAGRSPVALGSPVSGVEDPSGPPMGAQDTGSLFRPPRGLRPQLGVGAVNRTPSAATKNRMVLTCQSKSPLTLSQPMQAVNPTTQTPQEPQDQRKPVATGLAAKSLLPKPAQSALRPPGYSRLPPTRLAAFGFVRSSSVSSVSSNHSTDSTRSDPCRPTHRPSSVSDEPPPLHRVTTSPPGDGSRAPCRSTPQPPNTPAPTRRSLLPPPRSSPVASRKEFQKTSDGTRSSLSSPKRLAVVSPKPQSPVLQRQQRATVAVRGSSMQILPRTGSPGPEKKKEEEQKKEKEREEVERHEEIQLLQGRCEEQARQLQALQAELKKTSMSLEVFVICTQHFSLKSESAEEKERELTQELSRIHHEVAFNAARWDRLQKEKRELEECFERELRELQVQQESELATLEENLRLRHASDRDHLRAEHQSEVEELRTQHQEQIEELTANHEAALEDLKTMHNITMATLQEEHARTMRDLRKAHEQQKASLEEDFEKLRLSLQDQVDTLTFQNRTLKDKAKRFEEALRKSSDEQIVDALAPYQHIEEDLKSLKEVLEMKNQQIHDQEKKICHLEKVAQKNLYLEERVQVLQQQNEDLMARIDRHLTVSRQLSEENANLQEYVEKETNEKKRLSRNNEELLWLLQTSPHLSPSSSPIHRAFFPGPDIPPYSYSPGPGTPTHSCSPGPCTPTHKVASPAPGTPTLRGSPAARSSPARIPNANTLPR
- the mtus2a gene encoding microtubule-associated tumor suppressor candidate 2 isoform X1; its protein translation is MNVQGKIQAGEDNQQEEIQNDDKQPLLETVEDANANQITKGNIYSDDREHGSPLPPLVSHSEAQERIIIWGTHARSEDPELEEFELLECQELETFVVEAEQVDMQSKRSSKEAKYLSDKELSSTAINTTVGSSWKDHNENENSQPLDLRTSSSRSGANRTLRDARSGSESNVFSSSLSAVTSLSGSLASALDSAGRTQPLSSQSTKSTSGKGRNQQPATTESYIHSERNRELPRDLDQNHNSTTLPQEPQYDRSKLLYPSNAAAKLQKFQMEAEQNAGKRMSTEVPKGMVRVLPSCRQLVRPLSTEKRLTSGYPSLDTQADQQQSHSSETGQSHPQVFPATEVNSNPNTDSPPNQTFTRESQRLKRQSSADRAASPSSLERKTHFSRRAYSSPTRPSTPPSPKTTRSPQRQPPSSPIKTLPSRAPQLGYAGYSSGLRAPVKTNISTSIHKTPPQQASMETSPPSKCLPKPKSVRPKIITYIRKTPQVKPQPLEGTYEASSLPTRLSTYSSTQAKPAVGDQGEATVLSASNLLYDKYRQEMQKVRFFSPGLMVSGIKPPSNTMPHKMAGRADSFYGSLNKPLSAVAGRSPVALGSPVSGVEDPSGPPMGAQDTGSLFRPPRGLRPQLGVGAVNRTPSAATKNRMVLTCQSKSPLTLSQPMQAVNPTTQTPQEPQDQRKPVATGLAAKSLLPKPAQSALRPPGYSRLPPTRLAAFGFVRSSSVSSVSSNHSTDSTRSDPCRPTHRPSSVSDEPPPLHRVTTSPPGDGSRAPCRSTPQPPNTPAPTRRSLLPPPRSSPVASRKEFQKTSDGTRSSLSSPKRLAVVSPKPQSPVLQRQQRATVAVRGSSMQILPRTGSPGPEKKKEEEQKKEKEREEVERHEEIQLLQGRCEEQARQLQALQAELKKTSMSLEVFVICTQHFSLKSESAEEKERELTQELSRIHHEVAFNAARWDRLQKEKRELEECFERELRELQVQQESELATLEENLRLRHASDRDHLRAEHQSEVEELRTQHQEQIEELTANHEAALEDLKTMHNITMATLQEEHARTMRDLRKAHEQQKASLEEDFEKLRLSLQDQVDTLTFQNRTLKDKAKRFEEALRKSSDEQIVDALAPYQHIEEDLKSLKEVLEMKNQQIHDQEKKICHLEKVQAQKNLYLEERVQVLQQQNEDLMARIDRHLTVSRQLSEENANLQEYVEKETNEKKRLSRNNEELLWLLQTSPHLSPSSSPIHRAFFPGPDIPPYSYSPGPGTPTHSCSPGPCTPTHKVASPAPGTPTLRGSPAARSSPARIPNANTLPR